One Pyrus communis chromosome 4, drPyrComm1.1, whole genome shotgun sequence genomic region harbors:
- the LOC137730969 gene encoding FCS-Like Zinc finger 8-like yields the protein MAETSSLLSPREKHTKPTSSLFANPRLFTSFTSKSVSETDAVMSPTSILETKPFLGLRNPFWSESNTPRTPEPESRRIHWDKLDSKGIGLAIVDALNDSDPKPSKPQTRMVIFGSQLKIQIPPLQPYPSESPKYPADFGNKTENSHLGSSSSVSSRSPEKTSPFESASSGLETMNSTRVFTSCLSVSEMELSEDYTCVISHGPNPKTTHIFDNCIVESSDGVSEFSPGWKSNGSSYLSESFLSFCDNCKKNLGHGKDIFMYRGEKAFCSRECRYQEMLLEEGADKLEA from the exons ATGGCGGAAACCagctctcttctctctcccagAGAAAAACATACGAAACCCACTTCCTCTCTCTTCGCGAATCCGAGATTGTTCACCAGCTTCACCTCGAAATCGGTCTCTGAAACTGACGCCGTGATGAGCCCAACCTCCATCCTCGAAACGAAGCCATTTTTGGGCCTCCGAAACCCCTTCTGGTCCGAATCGAACACCCCCAGAACCCCGGAGCCCGAATCCAGACGCATCCACTGGGACAAATTGGACTCCAAAGGCATCGGCCTCGCCATCGTCGACGCTCTCAACGACTCCGACCCGAAACCGTCAAAGCCCCAAACCCGAATGGTGATTTTCGGGTCGCAGCTCAAGATCCAAATCCCTCCTCTGCAACCCTACCCTTCCGAATCACCGAAGTATCCGGCCGATTTTGGCAACAAGACGGAGAATTCCCATCTGGGTTCTTCCTCCTCCGTCTCGTCTCGGTCGCCGGAGAAGACATCGCCGTTCGAATCAGCGAGTTCCGGGCTCGAGACGATGAATTCGACCCGGGTTTTCACTAGCTGTCTCTCTGTCAGTGAAATGGAGCTCTCAGAGGATTACACGTGTGTGATTTCCCACGGTCCGAACCCGAAAACCACGCACATCTTTGACAATTGCATTGTGGAGAGCTCCGATGGCGTCTCGGAGTTTTCTCCCGGCTGGAAGTCAAACGGGTCAAGCTATCTGTCTGAGAGTTTTCTCAGCTTCTGTGACAATTGCAAGAAAAATCTTGGCCACGGCAAAGATATTTTCATGTACAG GGGTGAGAAGGCGTTCTGCAGCCGTGAGTGCCGTTACCAGGAGATGTTGTTGGAGGAGGGAGCGGATAAACTGGAAGCTTGA